The nucleotide sequence CGTGCGCAGCCCCGAGGAGGTCACCCGGATCACCCGCGCCTATCCGGGAAAGGTGGCGGCGGGGATCGACGCCCGCGACGGTCGCGTGGCGATCCGGGGATGGGTGGAGGTGACGGGCGTCATCGCGGTGGAGCTCGCGCGGCGAATCGAGGAGGGCGGCGTCTCCTGCTTCATCTACACCGACATCGCGCGTGACGGGATGATGGTGGGTCCCAACTTCGACGCCATCCGGGATTTCGCGAAGGGCGTTTCCACCCCGGTGATCGCCTCCGGCGGCGTGACCACCCTCGACGACCTGCGCAGGCTCAAGGCGATGGAAGGCGAAGGGGTAGCCGGCGCGATCATCGGCCGCGCTCTGTACGACGGCTCGATCGACCTGGCCGAGGCCCTCAAGGCGGAGCGGGAGTAGGACGGGGTGCTGGCGAAGCGGATCATCCCGTGTCTGGACGTGAAGGACGGCCGCGTCGTCAAGGGTGTCCGGTTCGTGGACCTGCGGGACGCCGGAGACCCGGTGGAGATTTCGCGGCGGTACGACGGCGAAGAGGCGGACGAGCTCGTCTTTCTCGATATCACGGCGTCCCACGAAAAGAGGGACATCCTGATCGACGTCGTCCGGAAGACGGCGGAACAGGTCTTCATGCCGCTCACCGTGGGCGGCGGGATTCGCACGATCGAGGACATCCGGAGCCTGCTGCTCGCGGGGGCCGACAAGGTGTCGATCAACACGGCCGCCGTCGCCGATCCCGACTTCGTCCGCCATGCGGCCGAGCGGTTCGGGAGCCAGTGCACGGTTGTGGCGATCGACGCACGGGCGGTGCCGGGCCGGTCCGGGAAGTGGGAGGTGTACACCCACGGCGGGCGGAAGCCGACCGGCCTCGACGTGGTGGAGTGGGCGAGGCGGATGGAGGAGTGCGGCTCCGGCGAGATCCTGCTGACCAGCATGGACCGCGACGGCACCCGGGACGGTTACGATATCCCGCTGACGCGCTTCGTCGCGGACGCGGTTCGCGTCCCCGTGATCGCTTCGGGCGGAGTGGGGACGCTAGCGCACCTGCTGGAAGGGGTGACGGCGGGGAGGGCGGACGCGGTGCTCGCGGCCTCCATCTTCCACTACGGGGAACACACCGTGGGGGAGGCGAAGGAGTACCTGCGGCGTCACGGCGTATCCGTACGGCAGGCCGCGACGAAATAACAGGAGGAACCGGCGGAGTCGCCGCAGGAGGGGGGGCGCAGCTAAGGTAAAGCGCAGCCGTGCAGGTTCACCGCACGGCGAGCCACGAACGGAGCCCCGCCCTCCGAGGCGGCGCAGCTAAGGGAGGGACAATGACGGCGGACGAATTGATCGGGCAGGTGAAATTCGACGACCGGGGGCTGGTCCCGGTCGTCACGCAGGACGTGGACGACAACGTGGTTCTCATGGTGGCGTGGGCGAACGCCGAGGCGATCCGGAACAGCTTCACGAGCGGGCACGCGACTTACTGGAGCCGATCCAGGAAATCCCTCTGGGTGAAGGGAGAGACGTCGGGGCACTTCCAGGACGTGGAGGAGATCCTCTACGACTGCGATGTCGACACATTGTTGTACCGTGTACGGCAGAAGGGCGCCGCGTGCCACACGGGGGAACGGACGTGCTTTTACCGCAGTGCATACCGGCGAGGGGGAAAATCGAATGAGTGACGAGTGCATTTTCTGCAAGATCGCGCGGAAAGAGGTTCCGACGCGGCCCGTGTACGAGGACCACGACCTGCTCGCGTTCGACGACATCCACCCGGTGGCGCCGGTCCACGTGATCATCGTCCCGAAGGAGCACATGGTCAACCTGAACGACGCGGGCAGGAACGACATCCCCGTACTCGGGAAGGCGTTGCGTCTGGCCGCGAAGATCGCCGACGAGAGGGGCGTCGCCGAGTCGGGATACCGGGTCGTGGTGAACAACGGGGAACAGGGGGGGCAGGTCGTCCCCCATTTGCACTTCCACCTCGTCGGCGGCCGGCCACTCGCCCCCGGGCTGGGCTGATGCGGAAAGGATCCTTGTTGACGGGATGTCGAATAGGGGTATAATATTATGGTTTTCGGCTGTTACTTGGCAATGGAAGGGGTGATCCATACATGCCGGGCGTCCGCGTGAAGGAAGAGGAGCCCTTCGAGAGCGTACTGAAGCGGTTCAAGAAGCAGTGCGAGAAAGCCGGGATTCTTTCGGAAATCCGCAAGCGGGAACATTTCGAAAAGCCCAGCGTCAAGAAGAAGAAGAAGGCGCTGGCGGCCAGGAAGCGCGCTTTGAAGAAACTCAAGAAGATGGTGGGCAGGCGCTGATTGGGACTCAAGGAACGGTTGCATAAGGACATGCAGAAGGCGGCCAAGGAGCGCAACTCCTTGGCCCTTTCTGCTTTGCGGATGGCCGTGGCCGCGGTGCAGAACCGGGAGATCGAGGCGGTCACCCGGAAGGAGATGCCGCTGGAGGGAGCGCTTCCCGAGGAGGCGATCCTCAAGGTGATCGCCGCGATGGTCAAGCAGCGCCGCGAATCGATCGGCTTGTTCCTCCAGGGGAACCGCCCGGAACTCGCCGCGAAGGAGGAGAGCGAGATCGCCGTCCTCGAGCGATACCTCCCTGCGGCGCTCACCGCGGCGGAGATCGAGGCGGCCGCGCGCGAGGCGATCGCGGGAACCGGCGCCGGGCTTCCGTCCGACATGGGGCGCGTCATGAAGGCGCTCATGCCGAAGGTGGCGGGCCGGGCGGACGGCAAGGCGGTCAGCGAAACGGTTCGTCGTCTTCTGGCCGGATAGCGGGGCCGGGGAGACCTTTGGGAGGTCGGATCTCCGACAGCACGATCCGGGAAGTGCGGGACCGGACGGACATCGTGGCGGTCGTCTCCGAGACGGTCCCCCTGACCCGTGCCGGGGCGAGTTTCCGCGGCCTGTGCCCCTTCCACCGGGAAAAGACCCCGTCGTTCTTTGTCCACCCCGCCCGGCAGGCGTTCAAGTGCTTCGGCTGCGGGGAGGGGGGATCGGTCTTCCACTTCCTGATGAAGGCGCGCAACCTTTCCTTCGCGGACTCGGTCGAGGAACTCGCCGAGCGGTGCGGCGTGGTGGTCCGGTACGAGGGTGGGGCGGCCCGTTCACGGCCGAAAGAGGATCTCTACGACCTTCTCCGCCTCGCGGCGGAAATGTACCGGGAGCTTCTGGGCTCCCCCTCCGGGAAGGCCGGGAGGGAGTTTCTGCGGCGGCGTGGAGTAACCCCCGAAGCCGAGCGCGAGTTCGCCCTCGGTTGGTGCGGCCGGGGCGGTGAATTGCTCTCCGCGCTGAAGCGGAAAGGGATCGATCCGGCGCGTGGGGAGGCGGCGGGCCTCCTGCTCCCTTCCGGGAACGCGTACCGGGAGCGGTTCCGGGGGCGTGTGCTCTTCCCGATCGGGGACGCGAGGGGCCGCATCCGCGGTTTCGGGGGCCGGGCGGTGGACGACGCCGTCCCGAAGTACCTCAACTCCCCCGAGTCCGAGTTGTACCGGAAGAGTTTCCTCCTGTACGGTCTGTACCAGGCGCTCCCGGCGATCCGGAGCGAAGGCCGCGTGCTTGTGGTCGAAGGGTACATGGACCTGATCGGCCTGTGGCAGAAAGGAATCCGGGGCGTCGTGGCGACGTGCGGGACCTCGCTCACGGAGAGTCACGCCCGAACGCTGAAGCGTTTGTCGGAAAACGTCATCCTCTTCTACGACGGCGACATCGCGGGGAAAAAGGCCGCGGTGCGGTCCGGGGGTCCTTTGTACGCGGCGGGGGTGAGCCCGAAAGCCCTCTTTCCCCCGAAGGGAATGGACCCGGACGACTGGGCGAAGGCGGCGCCGCCGGAGGAGTTGACCCGGCGGATCACGGGGGCGGTTCCCCTCATGGAGTCGATCGAGCGCGGGGCCTCCAGGAAGCACGATCTCGCGACCATCTCCGGGAAACTTTCGTACGTGCAGCTGATGGCGGAATATCTTCGATGGGTGACCGACCCGGCGGAGCGGGAGCTTTACGCACAGCGGGTGGCGCAGACGGCGGGGCTTCCCGTGGAGACGATCCACCGGCAGGTCGGGCCGTCGGGCGCTGCGCTCTTTCCGGAAGGGGGTGCCCCGCCGCGGAGGAAGGATTCCTGCGTCGAGGAGAGCTACCTCCTGCGGTTGCTGGTCGTGGATCCCTCCCTCGCCATCACGGCGCGCACCGACGGGGTCGGGGAGTTCCTCTCAGGGAAGGACGCCCTGGAAGCCCTGGAGTACCTGGCGGACATGGCCGAGCGGACCCCCGGGGAGACGGAATTCCCGCTCGGGGAAGATCTCCCCGACGGGGTGCGGAAACTTCTGTCCGCCGAGCTCGTGCTGGCGGACGTTTCCCCGGAGGAGGCGCGCAGGCGCTACCCGGGGGCGGTCCTTTCCCTCCGGATCCGCCGGGCGCGGCAGGAGACCGAGGAGTTGCAGGAGAAGGTGAAGGGTGCGCCGGGCGAGGAGGCTTCGCTGCTCTTCGACCGGGTGGTGGCCGCGAAGCGTGAGCTGGAGCGGCTGGAATCGGAACGCAGATCCCGATGACGAGGTAAAGCACAGATGGCGAGGCGGAAACAGTCGGACGGCATCGACGGACTGGTGGAAAAAGGGCGGGCGCAGGGGTACGTCACCTACGATGAGTTGAACAGCGCCCTTCCG is from Deltaproteobacteria bacterium CG2_30_66_27 and encodes:
- a CDS encoding 1-(5-phosphoribosyl)-5-[(5-phosphoribosylamino)methylideneamino]imidazole-4-carboxamide isomerase — encoded protein: MPFQVIPAIDIQGGKAVRLRQGRAEDATVFSDSPLEVARRFVAAGASSLHVVDLDGAFLGKPVNAAIICRIASGAGVPVQVGGGVRNFDSASRYFAAGVSRVILGTSIVRSPEEVTRITRAYPGKVAAGIDARDGRVAIRGWVEVTGVIAVELARRIEEGGVSCFIYTDIARDGMMVGPNFDAIRDFAKGVSTPVIASGGVTTLDDLRRLKAMEGEGVAGAIIGRALYDGSIDLAEALKAERE
- a CDS encoding imidazole glycerol phosphate synthase subunit HisF — protein: MLAKRIIPCLDVKDGRVVKGVRFVDLRDAGDPVEISRRYDGEEADELVFLDITASHEKRDILIDVVRKTAEQVFMPLTVGGGIRTIEDIRSLLLAGADKVSINTAAVADPDFVRHAAERFGSQCTVVAIDARAVPGRSGKWEVYTHGGRKPTGLDVVEWARRMEECGSGEILLTSMDRDGTRDGYDIPLTRFVADAVRVPVIASGGVGTLAHLLEGVTAGRADAVLAASIFHYGEHTVGEAKEYLRRHGVSVRQAATK
- a CDS encoding phosphoribosyl-AMP cyclohydrolase, whose protein sequence is MGQVKFDDRGLVPVVTQDVDDNVVLMVAWANAEAIRNSFTSGHATYWSRSRKSLWVKGETSGHFQDVEEILYDCDVDTLLYRVRQKGAACHTGERTCFYRSAYRRGGKSNE
- a CDS encoding histidine triad nucleotide-binding protein, producing MSDECIFCKIARKEVPTRPVYEDHDLLAFDDIHPVAPVHVIIVPKEHMVNLNDAGRNDIPVLGKALRLAAKIADERGVAESGYRVVVNNGEQGGQVVPHLHFHLVGGRPLAPGLG
- a CDS encoding 30S ribosomal protein S21; this encodes MPGVRVKEEEPFESVLKRFKKQCEKAGILSEIRKREHFEKPSVKKKKKALAARKRALKKLKKMVGRR
- a CDS encoding DNA primase, coding for MGGRISDSTIREVRDRTDIVAVVSETVPLTRAGASFRGLCPFHREKTPSFFVHPARQAFKCFGCGEGGSVFHFLMKARNLSFADSVEELAERCGVVVRYEGGAARSRPKEDLYDLLRLAAEMYRELLGSPSGKAGREFLRRRGVTPEAEREFALGWCGRGGELLSALKRKGIDPARGEAAGLLLPSGNAYRERFRGRVLFPIGDARGRIRGFGGRAVDDAVPKYLNSPESELYRKSFLLYGLYQALPAIRSEGRVLVVEGYMDLIGLWQKGIRGVVATCGTSLTESHARTLKRLSENVILFYDGDIAGKKAAVRSGGPLYAAGVSPKALFPPKGMDPDDWAKAAPPEELTRRITGAVPLMESIERGASRKHDLATISGKLSYVQLMAEYLRWVTDPAERELYAQRVAQTAGLPVETIHRQVGPSGAALFPEGGAPPRRKDSCVEESYLLRLLVVDPSLAITARTDGVGEFLSGKDALEALEYLADMAERTPGETEFPLGEDLPDGVRKLLSAELVLADVSPEEARRRYPGAVLSLRIRRARQETEELQEKVKGAPGEEASLLFDRVVAAKRELERLESERRSR